The segment GGTCCTGTCCTCGGACATGGCTGTCTCCAGCTTTCCTCTACGCGTTTGACAAACACGAGAGGTCGCTCGCATTCTTGAGAAACGCGAGTGATCACTCGTGTTTGCCAGTCTATGGCAACGGGCGACCCATGTGACCTGCCGGGAAGCGAGCACATGGGTCAGGTGAAGGGGACACCTCGTCATGGCCGAAGTCAAGAAGACCGCACCCGCAGGGGGCAGGCCTCCGAGCGGGGAGAAGGCGGGCGGCTGGACGCGTTTCGTCACCGCCCGGCCGCGCCTCACCCTTCTCGTGGCCCTCGTCCTCACCGCCCTCGCCGTCCTGGCCGGCGGCGGGGTCGCCGACCGGATGGGCAGCGGCGGCTGGGAGGACCCGGCCGCCGAGTCCACGTACGCCACCGAGGCCCTCGGGCGCCAGTTCCCCGGCTCCCAGCCCAACCTGCTCCTGCTCGTCGACGCCGGAGCCGCCGGCACCGACGCGCCGGCCGTCGCCGCCGAGGCCCGCCGGCTCGCCGAGCGGCTCGACGCCGAGCCCGGCGTCGACGGCGTCGGCTCCTACTGGTCCACCGGCTCGCCCGCCCTCCGCTCCGAGGACGGCCGCAAGGCGGTGATCGCCGCCCGTATCGCCGGCGAGGAGAAGGACGCCGCCGCCGTCCTCGACCGCATCGCCCCCGAGTACCGGGGCACGCACGGCCCCGTCGAGGTCTCCCTCGGCGGCGGACTCGCCGTGCGCCACGAGATGCAGACGGTCATCCAGGAGGACCTGCTGCGGGCCGAGCTCATCGCCCTGCCCCTCACCCTCGTCCTGCTCGTCATGGTCTTCGGCAGCGCCGTCGCCGCCCTGCTGCCGCTCGGCGTCGGCATCGTCGCCATCCTCGGCACCAACGCCGTCCTGCGCGGCCTGACCGAGTTCACCGACGTCTCCGTCTTCGCGCAGAACCTGACGACGGCACTCGGCCTCGGACTCGCCATCGACTACGCCCTGTTCGTCGTCCGCCGCTACCGCGAGGAACTCGCCGCCGGGGCCGACACGTACACCGCCGTCCGCACCACCCTGCGCACCGCCGGGCGGACCGTGCTCTTCTCCGCCCTGACCGTCGCCGTCTCGCTCGCCGCGATGCTGCTCTTCCCGCAGTACTTCCTGCGCTCCTTCGCGTACGCCGGGATCGCCGTGGTCCTGCTCGCCGCGGCCGCCGCACTCACCCTGCTCCCGGCGGCCCTCGTGCTGCTCGGCGACCGGATCAACGCACTCGACCTGCGGCGCCTCCTCCGGCGCGGCCGGGCCTCCGGTCAGGACGGCGCCGGGGCGGGCTGGGCGCGGGCCGCCGCGCTCGTGATGCGCAGGGCGCCGGTCTTCGCCGTCCTCACCACCGCCGGACTCGTCCTCCTCGGACTGCCCTTCCTCGGTGTGAAGCTCGGCACCGCCGACGACCGCCAGCTCCCCGTCACCGCCTCCTCCCGGGTCGTCCAGGACGAGCTGCGGCACGGCTTCCCCGGCGACCCCGGCGGCACCCTCACCGTCCTCGCCGAGGGCGAGGCCACCCCCGCGCAGTACGCGGCCTACCGCGAGCGGATCGGCACCCTCGACGGCGTGGTCCGGGTCGACGGACCCGTGACCGCCCCCGGCGGCCACGCCTACTTCACCGTCGTGCCCGAGGGCGAGACCGTCGGCGCCGACGCCCAGCGCGCCGTGACCGAACTGCGCGCCGCGCCCGCCCCGTTCGAGACCTCCGTCACCGGGCAGGCCGCCGTCCTCGTCGACTCCAAGGACGCCCTCGCCGAACGGCTGCCCTGGGCGGCGGCCGTCATCGTCCTCGTCACCCTGCTCCTGGTCTTCCTGCTCACCGGCAGCGTCCTCATCCCCGTCCAGGCCGTCGTCCTCAACGCCCTCAGCCTCACGGCCATGTTCGGCGCGGTGGTCTGGGTCTTCCAGGACGGGCACCTCGCCGGACTCCTCGGCTTCACCCCCACCGGCGACATCGAGACCACCCTGCCCGTGCTGATGTTCTGCGTGGCCTTCGGACTCTCCATGGACTACGGGGTGTTCCTGCTCTCCCGCATCAAGGAGGAGTACGACCGCACCGGCGACCACGAGCACTCCGTCCGCTTCGGCCTGCGCCACACCGGCGGGCTCATCACCGCGGCCGCCGTGATCCTCGCCGTCGTCATGGTCGCCATCGGCACCTCCCGTGTCACCAACACCAAGATGCTCGGCCTCGGCATCGCCCTCGCCGTCCTCATGGACGCCATGGTGGTCCGCAGCCTCCTCGTCCCCTCCGTGATGAAGCTGACCGGCCGCCTCACCTGGTGGGCCCCCGGCCCGCTGCGGCGCTTCCACGACCGCTTCGGCATCAGCGAGTCGGACACGCCGGCCCCCGCACCCGAGCCGGACCTTCGGGAGCCGTCCGGGAAGACACCCGAGGAGCGCCGTGAGATGAGCCCGCTCCACCCGTGACACCGCACGCACAGGGCCGGACCCGGGATCACCGGGTCCGGCCCTGGGGCTGTGGGGGTGGGGCGGTACGTCAGGTCAGTCGCGGCGGCCCCGGTTGCCGGGGCGGCTGGCGACCCAGGCGCGGATCGTGTCCGCGTACCAGAAGGGCTTGCCCGACTCCACGTGGTCCGGGGTCGGCAGCAGTCCGTGCTTCCGGTAGGAGCGGACCGTGTCGGGCTGCACCCGGATGTGTGCGGCGATGTCCTTGTACGACCAGAGCCTTCTGTCCGTCATGCCTGGTACCTCCCTGCGCGCCGCGCAGCGGCGGCGGGGGTGCCGTTCGGGGGCGCTGCGGGCGTGCGATGGCGATCACTGAGCCATTGCCCCCTGCAACGACCCCTCCAGACCGGAGGAGAGCGCCTGTCGAGCGCCTGTGACGGAAAACCCGCGTGACGCGGATATGTGTGACACCGATGGGACGCACGTGACGAAACCGGGGCATCGGGACATCGGTGTGTCCAGGTGCGTCACCCCTGGCCAGAGAGGTATGCGCCGGTCACACGCCGCAGGAGCGGAGGAAGCGCCGGGTGCGCAGCGCGATCGGGTACGGAACATCCGGCTCGCACGGGTACATGTCCTGCTCGACGATCGCGAACAGGTCCACGTCCAGTGCCGACGCGGCGGCGAGCACCGGTTCCAGGGCCGGCACCCCGGACGGCGGCTCGCACATCACGCCGCGCCCCACGGCGGGACCGAAGGGCACCCCCTCGGCCACCACCCCGGCCAGGATCTCCGGGTCGACCTGCTTGAGATGCAGATAGCCGATCCGCTCGCCGTACGTCTCGATCAGCTTGACGCTGTCCCCGCCGGCGTACGCGTAGTGCCCGGTGTCCAGACAGAGCGAGACCGCCTCCGGATCGGTGGCGTCGAGGAACCGCGTCACGCTCTCCTCGTCGTCGAGATGGGTGTCCGCGTGCGGATGGACGACGATCCGCAGCCCGTACCGCTCCCGCACCTCCCGGCCCAGCCGCTCCGTGAGCCCCGTCAGGTCCCGCCACTGGCCGGCGGTGAGCGTCCGGTCCTCCAGGACCTCGCCCGTGCGGTCGTCCCGCCAGAACGACGGGATGACGACGAGATGGCCCGCGCCCACGGCCTGCGCCAGGGCCGCGTTCTCGGCGACGTGCGCCCAGGTCCGCTCCCAGACGTCCGGCCCGTGGTGGAGCCCGGTGAAGACCGTCCCCGCCGAGACCCTGAGGCCGCGCCGCGCGGTCTCCTCCGTCAGGACGGACGGATCGGTGGGCAGGTAGCCGTACGGGCCGAGCTCGATCCACTCGTAGCCCGCGCCGGACACCTCGTCGAGGAAGCGCTGCCAGGGCACCTGCCGGGGATCGTCGGGGAACCACACCCCCCAGGAGTCCGGGGCGGAGCCGATCCGGATCCGGGACGGCGACGGGGCGGAGGGCGAGGACGGCTGCGGTGACGGCTTCGTCATGCCTGCCACCTTGACCGGGGCGTGAGAGCAGCGTCAAGGACGCCGCCCCGGCCCGCACGGGCTGTTCCGCGCTGGCGGCCTGGTCGTCAGAATGTCCGGACATATCGTTGACACGCCTCCGGGCGGACGGCTAGACCTGGGTGCGGGAAGCCGGACGCGAGAGGTGGCGCGGGTGGAGTCGGAGCCGTACGACCTGATCACCATGGGGCGCCTCGGCGTGGACCTGTACCCGCTCCAGGCCGGGGTCGGCCTCGACCGGGTCGACACCTTCGCCAAGTTCCTCGGCGGCTCCCCGGCCAACGTGGCCGTCGCCGCCGCCCGGCTCGGCCGCCGCACCGCGCTCGTCTCCCGCACCGGCGCCGACCCCTTCGGGACGTATCTGCGCCGCGAGCTGAAGGGCTTCGGAGTCGACGACCGCTGGGTGACCGAGGTCGAGGAGTACCCCACCCCCGTCACGTTCTGCGCGCTCTTCCCGCCCGACGACTTCCCGCTCACCTTCTACCGCCGCCCCAAGGCCCCCGACCTGGAGATCCACCCGCACGAGCTGGACCTCGACGCGATCTCCGCCGCACGGGTCTTCTGGGCGACCGGCACCGGACTCTGCGCCGAGCCGAGCCGCTCGGCCACCCTGGCGGCGCTGCGGGCCCGCTCCGGGCGGGAGGTGACCGTCCTCGACCTGGACTGGCGGCCGATGTTCTGGGCCGACCCGGCGGCGGCCCGCCCGTACTACGCCGAGGCGCTGCGGCACGCGACCGTCGCCGTCGGCAACCTCGACGAGTGCGAGATCGCGACGGGAGAGCGCGAGCCGTACGCGGCGGCCCGCGCGCTGCTCACCTCGGACAGCGGTCGCGGCCTCCGGCTCGCCGTCGTCAAACAGGGCCCCAAGGGCGTCCTCGCGCTCGCCGCCGACGGGACGAGCGCCGAGGTGCCGCCGCTGCCGGTCGAGGTGGTCAACGGCCTCGGCGCGGGCGACGCGTTCGGCGGGGCGCTCGTCCACGGACTGCTCGCCGGCTGGGACCTGGAGACCACCCTGCGCCACGCCAACGCCGCCGGCGCGATCGTCGCGGGCCGTCTCGCCTGCTCGTCCGCCATGCCCGACCTGACGCAGATCACCCGGGCACTCGCGAGCGGAAGCGGCACCCTCGCGGAAAAGGGGTAGGGGGCAGTCATGCGTACCGATCACCCCCCGTCCCTCCACCTCCCCGCCGGGACCGCCGCCCGGGGCCCGTACGGGCTCGACATCGACCCCGGGCGGGCCGGCTGGACGTACTCCGCCCTCCGCGTCCTCACCCTCGGGCCCGGCGGGATCCACTCCTTCGAGAGCGGGGATTCCGAATGGGTCGTGCTTCCCCTCTCCGGTGCCTGTAGCGTGCGCGTCGACGGCGAGATCCTCGAACTCCAGGGCCGCGCGAGCGTGTTCGACGGAGTGACCGACTTCGCCTATGTACCGCGCGACGCCCACGCCCAGATCGCCTCCGGTGCGGGAGGCCGCTTCGCTTTGGCAGGAGCGAAGTGCGAGCGACGACTCCCCGCCCGCTACGGCCCCGCGCCGGAGGTTCCCGTCGAGACCCGGGGCAGCGGCAACCGCGCCCGCCAGGTGCGGAACTTCGCCTCGGCCGACGCCTTCGCCTGCGACCGGCTCATCGCCGTCGAGGTCGTCACGCCCGGCGGCAACTGGTCCTCCTACCCGCCGCACAAGCACGACGAGCACCGCCCGGGCGCCGAGTCCGTCCTGGAAGAGATCTACTACTACGAGATCGAGGGCCCGGGCGCCTTCGCCTACCAGCGGATCTCACCCTCCCGGCCCGGCGGCGCCGACCTCCTCGCCGAGGTCCGGGACGGCGACGCCGTCCTCGTGCCCGACGGCTGGCACGGCCCCTCGATCGCCCAGCCGGGTCACGCTCTCTTCTATCTCAACGTCATGGCGGGCCCCGGACCCGAGCGGGAGTGGAAGATCTGTTTCCACCCGGACCACACGGAGGGATACGCATGAGTGGCGCGAGCAGCGCGCGCGGCACGACTCTCCGGCTGACCGTCGCTCAGGCGCTCGTCCGCTTCCTCGCCGCCCAGTACACCGAGCGCGACGGCGCCCGGCAGCGCCTGATCGCCGCCACCTGGGGCATCTTCGGCCACGGGAACGTCGCCGGAATCGGGCAGGCCCTCGTCGAGGACCCCGCCCTCATGCCCTTCCACCAGGGCCGCAACGAACAGGCCATGGTGCACGCGGCCGTGGGCTACGCCCGGCAGTCCCGCCGGCTCTCCGCGCACGCCGTCACCACCTCCATCGGCCCCGGCGCCACCAACCTCGTCACCGGCGCCGCCCTCGCCACCGTCAACCACCTCCCGGTCCTGCTCCTGCCCGGCGACACCTTCGCGGGCCGCCCCGCCGACCCCGTACTCCAGCAGCTCGAAGTCCCGTACGCGGGCGACGTGTCGGTCAACGACTGTCTGCGTCCCGTCTCGAAGTACTTCGACCGGGTCGGGCGCCCCGAGGCCCTGATCCCGGCCGCGCTCGCCGCGATGCGGGTCCTCGCCGACCCCGTGGAGACCGGCGCGGTGACCCTCGCCCTGCCGCAGGACGTGCAGGCGGAGGCGTACGACTGGCCGGAGGAGTTCTTCGCCGAGCGGATCTGGCGGGTCCGCCGCCCCCGCCCCGACACCGTCGAACTCGATGCCGCCGTACGGGCGATCCGCGCGGCGGAGCGCCCGCTGATCGTGGTGGGCGGCGGGGTCGGGCACAGCGGTGCCGAGGACGCCCTGCGGACCTTCGCCGAGCGGACCGGCATGCCCGTCGCCACCACCCAGGCCGGCAAGGGTGCCCTGCCGTACGACCACCCCAGCGAGACCGGCGGCATCGGCCACACCGGCAGCTCCACCGCGAACGCCCTCGCCGCCACCAGCGACCTGATCCTCGGCGTCGGCACCCGCTACACCGACTTCACCACCGCCTCCGGCACCCTCTTCCCCGACGGCGTCCGCTTCGTCAACCTCAACATCGCCGGCTTCGACGCCCACAAACTGGGCGCACTGCCGCTCGTCGCCGACGCCCGCGAGGGCCTCACCGCCCTTACTCAGGCGCTCGGCGGACACCGGCAGGACACGACCCGGTGGACGACCTCCAAGCAGGACTGGCAGGAGCGGATCGACGCCGCCTACGCCGTCCCCGACGAGGACGCCCGCCCCACCCAGGCCCAGGTCCTCGGCGTACTCGACACTCTGGTCGACGGCAGCGACATCCTGATCAACGCCGCCGGATCGCTCCCCGGCGACCTCCACAAGCTGTGGCGGACCCGCTCGCCCGACCAGTACCACGTCGAGTACGGCTACTCCTGCATGGGCTACGAGATCCCCGCCGCCCTCGGCGTCCTGCTCGCCGCGCCCGACCGGCCCGTCTGGGCACTCGTCGGCGACGGTACATATCTGATGAACCCCACCGAAATCGTCACCGCCGTGCAGGAACGCCTCCCCCTGAGGCTGATCGTCCTCCAGAACCACGGCTACGCCTCGATCGGCGGCCTCTCGGAGGTGGTCGGCGCCGAGCGGTACGGCACCGACTACCGCCACCGGGACGCCTTCGGCGGCTTCACCGGCCCGCCGCTCCCCGTCGACCTCGGTGCCAACGCCGCCTCCCTCGGTATGCGGGTGCTACGCCCCCGCACCGTGCGTGACCTGCGGGAAGCCCTCGCGGACGCGCGGACCGCAACGGTTCCCACATGTGTCTACGTCGAGACCGAAACGCCAGACACTGTGTCGGGCCCGCCCCCGGCCCAGGCGTGGTGGGATGTGCCCGTGGCCGAGACCTCGACCCGCCCGTCGGCGGTCAAGGCACGCGAGGAGTACGACCGGCACGTCACCGCCCGACGCCGCCATCTCTGAAGGAGTAACTCGTCATGACGAAGACCGTCCACCACTGGATCGGTGGCAAGACCGTCGAGGGCACGTCGGGCAACTGGGGCCCGGTCACCGACCCGGCCACCGGTGCCGTCACCACGCAGGTCGCGCTCGCCTCCGTCGACGAGGTCGACGCCGCCGTCGCCGCCGCCAAGGACGCCTGGGCCACCTGGGGCACCTCCTCGCTCGCCCAGCGCACCACCATCCTCTTCAAGTTCCGCGCGCTGCTCGACGCCAACCGCGACGCCATCGCCGAGCTGATCGTCGCCGAGCACGGCAAGGTCCACTCCGACGCGCTCGGCGAGGTCGCCCGCGGACTGGAGATCGTCGACCTGGCCTGCGGCATCACCACCCAGCTCAAGGGCGAGCTGTCCACCCAGGTGTCGAACCGGGTCGACGTGGCGTCCATCCGCCAGCCCGTCGGCGTCGTCGCCGGCATCACGCCCTTCAACTTCCCGGCCATGGTGCCGATGTGGATGTTCCCGATCGCCATCGCGACCGGCAACACCTTCATCCTCAAGCCGAGCGAGAAGGACCCGTCGCCGTCCCTGAAGATCGCCGAGCTGCTCGCCGAGGCGGGCCTCCCGGACGGTGTCTTCAACGTCCTGCACGGCGACAAGGTGGCCGTGGACCGCCTCCTGGAGCACCCGGACGTCTCCGCGATCTCCTTCGTCGGCTCGACCCCGATCGCCCGCTACATCCACACCACCGCCTCCGCCAACGGCAAGCGCGTCCAGGCGCTCGGCGGCGCGAAGAACCACATGCTGGTCCTCCCGGACGCCGACCTCGACGCGGCGGCCGACGCGGCCGTCTCGGCGGCGTACGGCTCCGCCGGCGAGCGCTGCATGGCCATCTCGGCCGTCGTGGCCGTCGGCTCCATCGGCGACGAGCTGGTCCAGAAGATCCGCGAGCGCGCCGAGAAGATCAAGATCGGCCCCGGCACCGACCCCACCTCCGAGATGGGCCCGCTCATCACGGCCGTCCACCGCGACAAGGTCGCCTCGTACGTCCACGGCGCGGCGGACGAGGGCTGCGAGGTCGTCCTCGACGGCACCGGCTACACGGTCGAGGGCCACGAGGACGGCCACTGGATCGGCCTCTCCCTCCTGGACCACGTGCCGACCACGGCCAAGGCCTACCAGGATGAGATCTTCGGCCCGGTGCTCTGCGTGCTGCGCACCGAGACGTACGAGGAGGGCCTCGCCCTCATCAACGCCTCGCCGTTCGGCAACGGCACCGCGATCTTCACCCGCGACGGCGGCGCCGCCCGCCGCTTCCAGCTGGAGGTCGAGGCCGGCATGGTCGGCGTGAACGTGCCGATCCCCGTGCCGGTCGGCTACCACTCCTTCGGTGGCTGGAAGGACTCGCTCTTCGGCGACCACCACATCTACGGCAACGACGGCGTGCACTTCTACACCCGCGGCAAGGTCGTCACCACCCGCTGGCCGGACCCGTCGGACGCCCCGGCGGGCGTGGACCTGGGCTTCCCGCGCAACCACTGACGCGGGCGGTTCACGGCGACGGCCCCCGGGGTGCTGACAGCACACCCCGGGGGCCGTCGGCCGTCTTCGGCACCGTCGGCCGTCTCCGGCCTCAGTGGTCCTCGGTGAAGGTCCAGCCGCGCATCGAGAACACGCCCTCGTCCGCCGCGCCCGCCGCCCGGTACGTCGCCAGCGCGGGATCGTTGTCCGTGTCCACGCCCACCCACGCACCCCGGCAGCCCCGCTCCCGGGCCGCCGCGAGCAGCGCCTCCGTCAGCGCACGCCCCACCCCACGCCGCCGGTGGCCCTCGTCCACCGACAGCTCGTAGAGGCACATCTCCGCCCCCTTGTCCGGGTGCAGCATCTCGATCCCGGAGACGAACCCGGCCGGGAAGCCGTCCTCCGCATAGGCGATGAGCATCAGGTGCCCGGGTGCCGCCAGGAAGCGGGTCGCCCAGTCCTCGCGCGCCGGACCGTCGTAGAGATGCTCCGCCGCGAGCAGTTCGGACACCGTCGTCGCCCGCCGGATCTCCATGCCGTCTCCCTGTCTCCGCGTACCGCGCCTGCTGTACGCGGACCGTACTGCGTACGACCGGAGGAGGTGCGGCACCTCCGTCTCGCGGCAGCCGTGGTGCACAGCGTCCCCGCTTAGGCTCGACACCATGCGACTCCGACTTCCCCGGTGGGCCGCGGTCACCGCCGTCCTCGCCGTTCTCGCGGGTGCCGGCACCTGGACCGCCGTCGCCTCGGACGATCCGCCGCCCGTGCACCGGGCGGACCGGATGCTCGACCTCGACGGCGCCCGTATCGACACCTCGTACTTCACCGGGGACGGTGACGGACGACGGCCGGCCGTCCTCCTCGGCCACGGCTTCGGCGGCTCCAAGGGCGACGTCCGCGCCCAGGCCGAGCAACTGGCCCGGGACGGATACGCCGTCCTCACCTGGTCCGCGCGCGGCTTCGGCGCCTCCACCGGCGAGATCGGGCTCAACGACCCCGACCACGAGGTCAAGGACGCCCGGAAGCTGATCGACTGGCTCGCCGCCCGGCCCGAGGTCCTCCTCGACAAGCCCGGCGACCCGCGCGTCGGCGTCACCGGCGCCTCCTACGGCGGGGCGATCTCCCTGCTCGCCGCCGGGTACGACGCACGCGTCGACGCCATCGCCCCGCAGATCACCTACTGGAACCTCGCGGACGCGCTCTTCCCGGACGGCGTGTTCAAGAAGCTCTGGGCCGGGATCTTCTTCTCGGCGGGCAACCAGCCGGGAGCCCCGGCGACGACGGAGAAGACCCCCACGGAGAAGCCCACGGGTGAGGCCCCCACGGGGAAGGCGGCCACGGGTAAGGCCTCCCCGGGCAACGCGGCCGCCTGTGGCCGCTTCACCCCCGAACTGTGCTCCCTCTACGAGCGCGTCGCCGTCGCCGGAAAGCCCGACGCCGCCGCCCGCGCGCTCCTCGAAGCCCGCAGCCCGTCCGCCGTCGGGGCCGAGGTCAAGGTGCCCGCGCTGCTCGTCCAGGGCCAGTCCGACTCGCTCTTCACCCTGGCCCAGTCCGACGCCATGGCCCGTACCCTCGCCGCCAACGGCGCTCCCGTCGCCGTCGACTGGATCGCCGGCGGCCACGACGGCGGCGACCGCGAGACCGAGCGCGTCGAGCGGCGGATCAGCACCTGGTTCGACCGCTGGCTGAAGAAGGACACCTCCGTCGACACCGGCCCCGCGTTCCGCGTCAGCCGCACCGGCGGCGTCGACTCCACCGACGGCCGGGCCACCCTGCGCGCCGCGACCGCCGACCGCTACCCGGGGCTCACCGCCGGGGCCACGAGCGTCCCGCTCGCCGGACCGGCGCAGACCTTCGCCAACCCCGCCGGCGCCGCACCGCCCGCCGTCTCGGCCGTCCCCGGCCTCGGCGGCGGAGTCGCCGGACTCTCCTCCCTCGGCGTCGGCCTCTCCCTCGACTTCCCCGGCCAGCACGCCCGGTTCGACGCGAAGCCGCAGACCGAGCCGCTCCGGATCACCGGCAGCCCGACCGTCCGCGTCAAGGTCACCTCCACCGCCGCCGACGGTTCCGCCGTCCTCTTCGCCAAGGTGTACGACGTCGGGCCCGACGGCCGGCAGCAGGTGCTGCCCGCCCAACTCGTCGCCCCCGTCCGCGTCGACGGCGCCGGGACCGGGAAGAGCGTCACGCTCACCCTCCCCGCGATCGACCACGAGGTGGAGGCCGGACACCGGCTCCGGCTCGTCGTCGCCGCCACCGACCTCGGCTACGCCTCCCCGACCGCCCCCGCCGGCTACACCGTCGCCGTCGAGAGCCCGCTCACCGTCCCCACCGCGCCCGGCCTCGACACCCAGGCCGCCGCCCTGCCCTGGTGGGTCTGGGGGCTGCCGCTCCTCGGCGTCGCCGTCGCCGCCGCACTGCTCCTCACCGCCCGCCGCCGCACCGCCGCCCCCGCGCCCGACCCCGCACTGGCCGTCGTACCGCTCCAGATCACCGGGCTCTCCAAGAAGTACAAGGGCGGCGACCGGTACAGCGTCAAGGACCTGTCCTTCCGCGTCGAGCAGGGCCAGGTCCTCGGCCTCCTCGGACCCAACGGCGCCGGGAAGACCACCACCCTGCGCATGCTGATGGGCCTGATCACCCCCGACGAGGGTGAGATCCGGGTCTTCGGCCAGGCCATCCGGCCCGGAGCCCCCGTGCTCTCCCGGGTCGGCTCCTTCGTCGAGGGCGCCGGATTCCTGCCGCACCTCAACGGCCGGGAGAACCTGGACCTGTACTGGAAGGCCACCGGCCGACCCGCCGAGGACGCCCATGTCGACGAGGCCCTGCGCATCGCGAACCTGGGCAGCGCCCTCGACCGGGCCGTCCGCACCTACTCGCAGGGCATGCGGCAGCGCCTCGCCCTCGCCCAGGCCATGCTCGGCCTGCCGGACCTGCTGATCCTGGACGAGCCCACCAACGGACTCGACCCGCCGCAGATCCGCGAGATGCGCGAGGTGATGATCCGGTACGCGGCGGGCGGCCGTACCGTCATCGTCTCCAGCCACCTCCTCGCCGAGGTGGAGCAGTCCTGCACCCACCTCGTCGTCATGGACCGGGGACAGCTCGTGCAGGCAGGACCGGTCGCCGAGATCACCGGCTCCGGCGACACCCTGCTCGTCACGCTCGGGGCCCCCGTCCCCGACGCCCTCGTGGAGAAGATCGGCGCCCTCTCCGGCGTCTCCACGGCGGCCCGGACCGAGGGCGGGATCCTCGTCCGCCTCGACGGCCTCGACCCGACCGCCCTCATCGGCGAACTCGTCGGCCTCGACGTACCGCTGACCGGCGTCGGACCGCACCGGCGCCTCGAAGACGCGTTCCTGACCCTGATCGGAGGAGGAGCCGCATGAGCCCGCTGCTCGACACCCCCACGGCTCCCACGGCCCCCGCGGAGTCCGCCCCCGGCTACCGCGCCGGGCGCACCCTGCCGCTGCGCGTCGAGGCCCTGCGCCAGTGGAAGCGCCGCCGCACCCTGATCATGGGCGGCATCCTGGTCGCCCTGCCGTTCGTCCTGCTGATCGCCTTCGCGATCGGCGGCGACTCGGACGGCGGCCGCGACGGCCGCATCACCCTGATGGACACGGCGACCGCCTCCGGCGCCAACTTCGCGGCGACCTGCCTCTTCGTCTCCGCCGGATTCCTCCTCGTCATCCCGGTGGCGCTGTTCTGCGGGGACACCATCGCGTCCGAGGCGAGCTGGTCCTCCCTGCGCTACCTCCTGGCCGCGCCGGTGCCCCGGTCGCGGCTCCTCGCCTCCAAACTGACGGTCGCCCTCGCCTACAGCGCGGCGGCCATGGTCCTCCTGCCGCTCGTGGCCCTGGCCGTGGGCACGGTCGCCTACGGCTGGGGGCCGCTGCAGCTGCCGACCGGCGGCGCGGTGCCCGCCGGGGACGCGGTGCTCCGCATCGGTGTCGCCGTCGCCTTCGTCTTCGCCTCCCAACTGGTCACCGCGGGACTCGCCTTCTGGCTGTCCACCCGCACCGACGCCCCGCTCGGCGCGGTGGGCGGCGCCGTCGGTCTGACCATCGTCGGCAACGTCCTGGACGCCGTCACCGCCCTCGGCGACTGGCGCGAATACCTGCCGGCGCACTGGCAGTTCGCCTGGATCGACGCGCTCCAGCCGC is part of the Streptomyces sp. NBC_00250 genome and harbors:
- a CDS encoding ABC transporter permease, whose amino-acid sequence is MSPLLDTPTAPTAPAESAPGYRAGRTLPLRVEALRQWKRRRTLIMGGILVALPFVLLIAFAIGGDSDGGRDGRITLMDTATASGANFAATCLFVSAGFLLVIPVALFCGDTIASEASWSSLRYLLAAPVPRSRLLASKLTVALAYSAAAMVLLPLVALAVGTVAYGWGPLQLPTGGAVPAGDAVLRIGVAVAFVFASQLVTAGLAFWLSTRTDAPLGAVGGAVGLTIVGNVLDAVTALGDWREYLPAHWQFAWIDALQPQLEWGGMVKGTAISLTYALVLFALAFRGFARKDIVS